The Oryzias latipes chromosome 4, ASM223467v1 genome includes a window with the following:
- the LOC101172569 gene encoding E3 ubiquitin-protein ligase RNF14, protein MNADSEEQEDELLALQSIYYESEEFVRNESKSAGEIRVSVELPADFTVVLKHDGALRKYEISFLPPLLLTFELPEDYPSSSPPLFTLTCSWLTRTQLDSLSVQLIGLYRATGGAVVLFSWIQFLKEDALKFLDIHSVFEVPSDEDSTLFRNKSKQKTELSETKIDAHASDLGSTTNQQQTGSDLWGLELQGASGDSQQNPAISQEINPDFQGASSLGSDKNDQKHFTSVLNLNSGSKPDYPKALSSRTDQQNDPISEPELLSAPKPDEVPEDELNERYASGSALPSSSSSEQAPTEQDHHVPAHLPVRTTGSPAHESQLYAGLSLTSSQILLSQILIHNASQKEKVFRTTVFDCGICFTALLGSDCVQIHGCGHVFCQTCLREFCKVQITEGNVQGVTCPQAGCPAAPTPAQVKTVVGEELFSHYDRLLLQFTLDRMSDVIYCPRPSCSSVILLEKSSNVALCSECHFAFCTTCKKNYHGASKCYEEKKIQEESGTTPELSMPQSEEGIKALLEDYKSGSKERRRLLDRRYGSAILASLEDNLNEMWKIDNTQPCPHCYIPIEKNGGCSHMWCTHCNNFFVWGLS, encoded by the exons ATGAACGCGGATTCGGAGGAACAGGAAGATGAACTGCTCGCCCTGCAAAGTATCTATTATGAGTCGGAGGAGTTCGTCCGGAATGAGTCGAAGTCTGCCGGAGAAATCCGAGTGTCCGTGGAGCTTCCTGCTGATTTCACCGTAGTTCTCAAACACG atggAGCTCTGAGAAAGTATGAAATATCATTTCTGCCACCCCTGCTTCTGACCTTTGAACTTCCTGAAGATTACccatcctcctcccctcccctgtTCACCCTCACCTGCAGCTGGTTGACTCGCACACAG CTTGATTCTCTAAGTGTCCAGCTGATTGGTCTCTACAGGGCCACAGGGGGCGCTGTGGTGCTGTTCTCCTGGATTCAGTTTCTGAAAGAGGATGCCCTGAAGTTTCTGGACATCCACAGCGTGTTTGAGGTTCCTTCTGATGAAGACAGTACTCTGTTCCGTAACAAAAGCAAGCAAAAAACAGAGCTCTCAGAAACCAAGATTGATGCTCATGCTTCGGATTTAGGATCCACAACTAACCAACAACAAACCGGATCAGATCTTTGGGGATTAGAGCTGCAGGGAGCATCTGGGGATAGTCAACAGAACCCTGCAATTTCACAGGAGATAAACCCAGACTTTCAGGGAGCTTCATCACTGGGCTCTGACAAGAATGACCAAAAGCATTTCACTTCTGTCCTCAATCTGAATTCAGGATCTAAACCAGATTATCCAAAGGCTCTTTCTTCTAGGACTGATCAACAGAATGACCCAATATCTGAACCTGAGCTGCTGTCCGCCCCAAAGCCCGATGAAGTCCCTGAAGATGAGCTGAACGAAAGATACGCTTCAGGCTCGGCGCTgccttcctccagctcctcagaACAAGCTCCAACTGAACAAGACCACCACGTTCCAGCTCACCTGCCAGTCCGAACCACAGGTTCTCCTGCACACGAATCCCAACTTTACGCTGGTCTCTCTTTGACTTCATCTCAAATTCTTCTGTCCCAGATTTTAATCCATAATGCATCACAGAAAGAGAAAGTATTCAGGACCACTGTGTTTGATTGTGGCATTTGTTTTACGGCCTTGTTGGGGTCGGACTGCGTGCAAATACATGGATGTGGCCATGTTTTCTGCCAGACATGTCTCAGGGAATTCTGTAAGGTCCAAATAACTGAGGGAAATGTCCAGGGAGTCACCTGTCCACAGGCCGGTTGCCCTGCAGCCCCAACACCTGCTCAG GTGAAGACTGTTGTAGGTGAGGAGCTCTTCAGTCATTATGATCGCCTCCTCCTGCAGTTTACTCTGGATAGGATGTCCG ATGTGATCTACTGTCCTCGGCCTTCGTGTAGTTCAGTCATCCTCCTGGAAAAATCCAGCAATGTAGCCTTGTGCTCTGAGTGCCACTTTGCTTTCTGCACCACCTGCAAAAAGAACTACCATGGAGCAAGCAAGTGctatgaagagaaaaaaattcaagaagaATCAGGGACAACACCAGAGTTGAGCATGCCACAGTCTGAAG AGGGGATAAAGGCTCTTTTGGAGGACTATAAATCAGGCAGCAAAGAGAGACGCCGCCTTCTGGATAGAAGATATGGCAGTGCTATATTGGCCTCGCTAGAAGACAATTTGAATGAGATGTGGAAGATTGACAACACCCAACCCTGTCCTCACTGCTACATTCCAATAGAG AAAAATGGAGGATGTTCCCACATGTGGTGCACTCATTgcaataatttttttgtctgggGTCTAAGCTGA
- the zmat3 gene encoding zinc finger matrin-type protein 3, with amino-acid sequence MMALQLRSGDAAYYQSAGFCPNYTSQPVRYGDSSHYFAQLPGTEAMMKPPLSLFSHPQQPFQHMDSLHPLGPPPMAPTQPLGLPHINPAQAIGPPTMGPAQGLGAHLTASHTLRPPPITPQHTLGPPPMPPGQPPMAHTLGPPPGNPTQAILRPTIDLTQQLGPPHLTPARALVPPTVVTQAAGRFSLPPSSLSSTPTPSPGASQMLPRPPGPALIPAPVSRPACGPPPAQAAPPSELDIDEGSSVGMEEQEDSMGLEELCKPLYCKLCNVTLNSAQQAQAHYQGKNHSKKLRNFYAGSKQPPAIRIPEALEGVGQTGFVLGSGDADAGKQGLYKGAPRVILATENDYCKLCDASFSSLAVAQAHYQGKNHAKRLRLAEAQQNSNNIESSTETVPRRNRKDGSEYRLVKNRRSPQMAATMQGPYYNPRPRQRIPRDLAMCVTPSGQFYCSMCNCGAEQETDFRQHLESKQHKAKVSELRYRNEMENLGYS; translated from the exons ATGATGGCGTTGCAGCTCAGGAGCGGGGATGCAGCCTATTACCAGAGTGCGGGGTTCTGCCCAAACTACACTTCGCAGCCCGTCCGCTACGGTGACAGCAGCCATTATTTTGCACAATTAccag GTACTGAAGCCATGATGAAGCCTCCTTTGAGTTTGTTTAGCCATCCCCAGCAGCCTTTCCAACACATGGACTCCCTTCACCCTTTGGGGCCTCCGCCAATGGCACCTACACAACCTCTTGGCTTACCACACATTAACCCTGCTCAGGCAATCGGACCGCCGACAATGGGTCCTGCCCAGGGTCTAGGAGCTCACTTAACTGCCTCTCACACTTTAAGACCTCCACCTATTACCCCACAACACACCTTGGGCCCCCCTCCGATGCCCCCAGGGCAACCCCCAATGGCACACACTCTCGGACCTCCACCTGGAAACCCCACTCAGGCAATACTACGTCCCACAATTGATCTGACACAGCAGCTGGGGCCTCCACATTTGACTCCCGCCCGAGCATTGGTGCCCCCGACTGTAGTGACGCAAGCGGCCGGACGATTTTCCCTTCCTCCAAGCTCTTTATCATCAACTCCTACTCCAAGCCCTGGGGCTTCCCAGATGCTCCCAAGGCCGCCAGGACCAGCCTTAATCCCAGCCCCAGTGTCCAGGCCTGCATGCGGTCCACCACCAGCTCAGGCAGCCCCACCCAGTGAGCTGGACATTGATGAGGGTTCATCAGTGGGGATGGAGGAGCAAGAAGACTCTATGGGCTTGGAAGAACTTTGTAAACCACTGTATTGTAAACTCTGCAACGTTACACTCAACTCTGCACAGCAGGCACAGGCTCACTACCAG GGAAAGAACCACAGTAAAAAGTTACGAAACTTCTACGCTGGTAGTAAACAGCCGCCAGCAATCAGAATCCCAGAAGCCCTTGAAGGTGTGGGTCAGACGGGGTTCGTCTTAGGATCCGGAGATGCTGATGCTGGAAAGCAA GGGCTGTATAAGGGGGCACCCCGAGTCATCTTGGCTACAGAAAACGACTATTGCAAACTGTGTGACGCCTCCTTCAGCTCCCTGGCAGTCGCACAGGCTCACTACCAAGGCAAGAACCATGCAAAGAGGCTACGACTGGCCGAGGCCCAACAGAACTCTAACAACAT AGAAAGCAGCACTGAGACAGTCCCAAGAAGAAACCGAAAAGATGGCAGTGAATACAGACTGGTGAAAAACCGCCGCAGTCCTCAGATGGCTGCTACCATGCAAG GGCCGTACTACAACCCTCGGCCGAGGCAGCGCATCCCCAGAGACTTGGCCATGTGCGTGACTCCCAGCGGACAGTTCTACTGCTCTATGTGCAACTGTGGCGCTGAACAGGAGACAGACTTCAGGCAACATCTGGAGAGCAAACAGCACAAAGCCAAAGTGTCAGAGTTACGCTATCGCAACGAGATGGAGAACCTCGGCTACAGCTaa